From the genome of Synchiropus splendidus isolate RoL2022-P1 chromosome 17, RoL_Sspl_1.0, whole genome shotgun sequence, one region includes:
- the LOC128748793 gene encoding uncharacterized protein LOC128748793 isoform X1, translating to MGPFKGRFRRDTPVKQRFTKRKRKRPFSVLKTLKEESEGQISTDTTTTGETVMLINSKPNPRAGQDSTSSTSEAMEVTSSCDSVMTDSLPSPEIFRGDEDTLDSHMEDSQPPLNVHNSTLLDLSLATDLDMHPSPNVSNITDASTVLAEDIRGVCTNKELGKDMEVLQPGEVSEFETPPKITRKVLTFKKICAVAKQTAQTADANSALSGMDATGDTVDFGVPPKRLRRSLRRGPVLFDFQSEAELEEFFQRLEKRSASLRSLTLFPRFVPDSPPC from the exons ATGGGGCCATTCAAGGGCAGATTCcggcgggacacgccagtcaaaCAAAGGTTCACTAAACGAAAGA GAAAAAGACCGTTTTCTGTCCTTAAAACCTTAAAGGAGGAGTCTGAAGGTCAAATCTCAACTGACACAACCACAACAGGG GAGACGGTCATGCTGATCAATTCCAAGCCAAACCCAAGAGCTGGTCAGGACTCTACAAGCTCAACCTCGGAGGCAATGGAGGTCACCAGCAGCTGCGACTCTGTGATGACGGACAGTCTTCCGTCTCCTGAGATCTTCCGAGGAGATGAGGACA CattggactcacacatggaggACAGTCAGCCGCCTCTTAATGTCCACAACTCCACTTTGCTGGACCTGAGCCTGGCTACAGACCTAGACATGCACCCTTCCCCCAATGTTTCcaacatcacag ATGCTTCAACTGTCTTAGCAGAGGACATCAGAGGGGTCTG TACTAATAAAGAACTCGGAAAGGACATGGAAGTTCTTCAACCAG GTGAAGTGAGTGAATTTGAAACTCCACCAAAA ATCACCAGAAAGGTTTTGACGTTCAAAAAGATTTGCGCTGTTGCCAAACAGacggcacagacagcagacGCAAACTCAGCCCTGTCTGGGATGGACGCCACAGGTGACACCGTGGATTTCGGGGTTCCACCTAAAAGGCTGCGCCGCAGCCTCAGACGGGGACCTGTACTTTTTGACTTTCAGAGTGAGGCTGAGCTGGAAGAATTCTTTCAGAGGTTAGAGAAAAGGTCTGCCAGTTTGAGGAGCTTAACTTTATTTCCTCGCTTTGTCCCTGACTCCCCCCCTTGTTAA
- the LOC128748793 gene encoding uncharacterized protein LOC128748793 isoform X2, translating to MLINSKPNPRAGQDSTSSTSEAMEVTSSCDSVMTDSLPSPEIFRGDEDTLDSHMEDSQPPLNVHNSTLLDLSLATDLDMHPSPNVSNITDASTVLAEDIRGVCTNKELGKDMEVLQPGEVSEFETPPKITRKVLTFKKICAVAKQTAQTADANSALSGMDATGDTVDFGVPPKRLRRSLRRGPVLFDFQSEAELEEFFQRLEKRSASLRSLTLFPRFVPDSPPC from the exons ATGCTGATCAATTCCAAGCCAAACCCAAGAGCTGGTCAGGACTCTACAAGCTCAACCTCGGAGGCAATGGAGGTCACCAGCAGCTGCGACTCTGTGATGACGGACAGTCTTCCGTCTCCTGAGATCTTCCGAGGAGATGAGGACA CattggactcacacatggaggACAGTCAGCCGCCTCTTAATGTCCACAACTCCACTTTGCTGGACCTGAGCCTGGCTACAGACCTAGACATGCACCCTTCCCCCAATGTTTCcaacatcacag ATGCTTCAACTGTCTTAGCAGAGGACATCAGAGGGGTCTG TACTAATAAAGAACTCGGAAAGGACATGGAAGTTCTTCAACCAG GTGAAGTGAGTGAATTTGAAACTCCACCAAAA ATCACCAGAAAGGTTTTGACGTTCAAAAAGATTTGCGCTGTTGCCAAACAGacggcacagacagcagacGCAAACTCAGCCCTGTCTGGGATGGACGCCACAGGTGACACCGTGGATTTCGGGGTTCCACCTAAAAGGCTGCGCCGCAGCCTCAGACGGGGACCTGTACTTTTTGACTTTCAGAGTGAGGCTGAGCTGGAAGAATTCTTTCAGAGGTTAGAGAAAAGGTCTGCCAGTTTGAGGAGCTTAACTTTATTTCCTCGCTTTGTCCCTGACTCCCCCCCTTGTTAA